A single window of Anopheles moucheti chromosome 2, idAnoMoucSN_F20_07, whole genome shotgun sequence DNA harbors:
- the LOC128297388 gene encoding general odorant-binding protein 69a-like, with product MKPSVSILTVSFLLVASVNAFTLRQQKMVSIFALECMAETGIGADSLTKLRDGDLSTNDRAAKCFMKCFFEKENFIDAQGQLQLEAIATALEKDYERAKIDEMLVQCGVQKEDACETAFHAYECYHNHYQNL from the exons ATGAAGCCATCCGTATCCATCCTCACCGTTTCATTCCTGCTCGTGGCATCAGTAAAT GCATTCACCCTGCGCCAGCAGAAGATGGTAAGCATTTTCGCGCTCGAATGCATGGCCGAGACGGGCATCGGTGCGGATTCGCTGACCAAGCTGCGCGACGGTGATCTATCCACGAACGATCGGGCggcgaaatgtttcatgaaatgtttcttcgagaaggaaaactttatcgATGCACAGGGCCAGCTGCAGCTGGAAGCGATTGCGACGGCACTGGAGAAGGATTACGAGCGGGCCAAGATCGACGAGATGCTTGTGCAGTGTGGCGTGCAAAAGGAGGATGCGTGCGAGACGGCATTCCATGCGTACGAGTGCTATCACAATCACTACCAGAATCTGTAG
- the LOC128299513 gene encoding general odorant-binding protein 56d-like: protein MSCNESIVTFALLVVLACTVTAVKGARMEADQVRRIHQNARECVKETGILPKNAFRVLSGDFSVDTMKAKCFVKCFLDRAGFIDEDGVIQQDVIREKLAVGLETGKVNDLIKKCTVEGTDECDTAYQMYKCFFSNHKLPKELFQMRKGIGRRNMQH, encoded by the exons ATGAGTTGCAACGAATCGATCGTAACCTTTGCGCTGCTGGTGGTACTTGCGTGCACCGTGACCGCCGTAAAG GGTGCCCGGATGGAGGCGGATCAGGTTCGGCGCATCCATCAGAATGCACGCGAGTGCGTGAAGGAGACGGGAATTCTGCCCAAGAACGCATTCCGCGTGCTGAGCGGAGACTTTTCCGTCGACACCATGAAGGCGAAG TGCTTCGTGAAGTGTTTCCTGGACAGGGCCGGATTCATCGATGAGGACGGTGTGATCCAGCAGGATGTGATTCGGGAGAAGCTGGCGGTTGGTCTGGAAACGGGCAAGGTGAACGATCTGATCAAGAAGTGCACCGTGGAAGGGACGGACGAGTGTGACACGGCCTACCAAATGTACAAGTGTTTCTTCAGCAATCACAAGCTGCCGAAGGAACTGTTCCAGATGCGTAAGGGCATCGGACGGAGGAACATGCAACATTGA